The Chlamydia trachomatis A/HAR-13 nucleotide sequence TAAAGTAGGCTACGGCGCGGTCTCCGTTAATTCCAGGCACAGGGATAAACACCCCGATTCTACATAATGCAAGCAAGGAAAATGTGAAAAATATTTTTTGTCGCAGTTCGGAAATCGAAAACACTTGTCGCAATGTAGCCATAAACTTTACCTAAAAGTTCTAGTTAAACAGCCTCGATAAGACTTTTTACTCCTTCTGACAGCACTATTGCAGCATCTTTCCAGACTAATTTCTTATCCAGAGCTCCTTTAAGGATTACTTTAACACGAGAAGTCTCTCTATGGATAACTTTTCTTTCTTTTAAAGCTTCCAAAGATACTTCTGCGCCATTGTCAAAAATCTCATTCAAACGTTGTGTTGTGATTTCTTCAACACATTTATCAAAGCGTTTATGAGAAAATCCTCGTGTAGGAACTCTTCTGTATAAAGGTACGCCTCCCCCTTCATATCCGAAACGTCTCTTGTATCCAGAACGGCTACAGTCCCCTTTGTGTCCTCGACTACTTGTTTTCCCGTGACCAGAAGAAGGTCCTCGGCCCAAGAGTTTCGTTCTTCGCTTACGAGGCGAAGGATCTTGTAAACACTCTAACTTAATCATTGATAACGGCTCTCCTTTTCATAATATCATCTTTACAAGAGAGTGTCAGGAGGGCTTTAAAAGCCGCTTTAACCTGATTCATAGGATTATTGGATCCTAAACTCTTTGCTACGATGTCCTTTACCCCGGCCATCTCTAAAATCAACCGAATACGAGATCCTGCAACGATTCCGGTTCCTGGCTTAGCAGGTTTTAACAGAAGCTCTGCTCCATCATGATTGACAAGAACCTCATGAGGAATAGATCCTCCCTCAAGAGAATTGATAGAGA carries:
- the rplO gene encoding 50S ribosomal protein L15 → MIKLECLQDPSPRKRRTKLLGRGPSSGHGKTSSRGHKGDCSRSGYKRRFGYEGGGVPLYRRVPTRGFSHKRFDKCVEEITTQRLNEIFDNGAEVSLEALKERKVIHRETSRVKVILKGALDKKLVWKDAAIVLSEGVKSLIEAV
- the rpsE gene encoding 30S ribosomal protein S5 — protein: MTLSRNSHKEDQLEEKVLVVNRCCKVVKGGRKFSFSALILVGDRKGRLGFGFAKANELTDAIRKGGDAARKNLVSINSLEGGSIPHEVLVNHDGAELLLKPAKPGTGIVAGSRIRLILEMAGVKDIVAKSLGSNNPMNQVKAAFKALLTLSCKDDIMKRRAVIND